The Solanum lycopersicum chromosome 6, SLM_r2.1 genome has a window encoding:
- the LOC101257670 gene encoding serine/arginine-rich-splicing factor SR34 encodes MSRSSRTIYVGNLPGDIREREVEDLFYKYGPIAHIDLKIPPRPPGYAFVEFEEARDAEDAIRGRDGYEFDGHRLRVELAHGGRGNSSSDRYNSGNNSGHNGGRNNHKFGAPKRTEYRVLVTGLPHSASWQDLKDHMRRAGDVCFSQVFREGSGTTGIVDYTNYDDMKYAIKKLDESEFRNAFSRSTIRVKEHDSRSRSRSRSYSRGKSGSRSRSRSYSRSRSRSKSPKAKSSKRTRSRSRSVSSQPRSGLKGRSLSRSPSRSRSPVPSRPKRVSKSPKPRDSRRSQSLSKSPKPRDSRRSESPSKSPKLRDSRRSKSMSKSPEPRNSRRSPSRSKSPKPRNSRRSPSRSRSRSRSGSLSR; translated from the exons ATGAGTCGTTCAAGTAGGACGATTTATGTTGGTAATCTTCCTGGTGATATTCGTGAGCGAGAAGTGGAGGATCTGTTCTACAAG TATGGCCCGATAGCACATATTGATCTGAAAATTCCACCAAGACCCCCAGGTTATGCTTTTGTTGAG TTTGAAGAGGCACGCGATGCTGAGGATGCTATTCGTGGGCGCGATGGCTATGAATTTGATGGGCATCGTTTGAGG GTTGAGCTTGCACATGGTGGGCGTGGTAACTCATCGTCAGATCGTTATAATAGTGGCAATAATAGTGGCCATAATGGTGGTCGTAATAATCACAAATTTGGAGCGCCCAAACGTACCGAGTATCGAG TTTTAGTTACCGGATTGCCCCATTCAGCATCCTGGCAGGATCTCAAG GATCATATGCGTCGAGCTGGGGATGTTTGTTTCTCACAAGTTTTCCGTGAGGGGAGTG GGACCACTGGGATTGTGGATTATACCAACTATGACGACATGAAATATGCT ATAAAAAAACTTGATGAATCTGAGTTTCGGAATGCTTTTTCTCGTTCAACAATTCGG GTGAAGGAACATGATTCTAGAAGCCGCAGCCGCAGCCGTTCTTACTCGAGAGGAAAGAGTGGTAGCCGTAGCCGCAGTCGAAGTTACAGTCGCAGCCGGAGCAGAAG CAAATCTCCTAAAGCTAAGTCGTCAAAGCGTACAAGATCTCGTTCTAGATCTGTCTCTTCTCAGCCCCGTTCTGGGTTAAAAGGACGCTCTTTGTCAAG ATCTCCATCAAGATCCAGATCCCCAGTACCATCT CGCCCAAAACGTGTGAGCAAAAGCCCAAAACCTCGCGACTCCAGGAGAAGCCAGAGCTTGAGTAAAAGCCCAAAACCTCGTGATTCCAGGAGAAGCGAGAGTCCAAGCAAGAGCCCCAAACTGCGTGATTCCAGGAGAAGCAAGAGCATGAGTAAAAGCCCCGAACCACGCAATTCCAGGAGGAGCCCCAGCAGGAGCAAAAGCCCCAAACCACGCAATTCCAGGAGAAGCCCTAGCAGGAGCCGCAGCCGGAGTCGCAGTGGGAGTTTGTCGAG GTGA